A region from the Triticum urartu cultivar G1812 chromosome 1, Tu2.1, whole genome shotgun sequence genome encodes:
- the LOC125524686 gene encoding probable magnesium transporter NIPA6 isoform X1, translating into MEGRMGGAGGGGGGPQELSADNVRGIVLALLSSGFIGSSFIIKKKGLRRAAVSSGISAGVGGHSYLLEPLWWVGMITMIVGEIANFVAYAFAPAVLVTPLGALSIIVSAVLAHFILNERLHALGVLGCVMCIAGSMVIVIHAPLEQEITSVKEIWHMATQPSFLLYVASVIVLVSVLVFHFSPLWGQSNVLIYTAICSLMGSLSVMSVKALGTSLKLTFEGTNQLAYPETWFFMLVVAICVLTQMNYLNKALDTFNTAVVSPIYYVMFTSLTILASIIMFKDWSGQSLGSITSEICGLIVVLSGTILLHVTKDYERIPQSRIGLYAPLSPTSATRLNGELLRHVEEDARRTDNEEKVLRRQEMY; encoded by the exons ATGGAGGGAAGGATGGGGGGCGCAGGCGGAGGCGGGGGCGGGCCGCAGGAGCTGTCGGCGGACAACGTGCGCGGGATAGTGCTCGCGCTCCTCTCCAGCGGCTTCATTGGCTCCAGCTTCATCATCAAGAAGAAGggcctccgccgcgccgccgtctcctccGGCATCAGCGCAG GGGTGGGTGGGCACTCCTACCTCCTGGAGCCCCTATGGTGGGTCGGCATGATCACCA TGATCGTGGGAGAGATCGCCAATTTCGTGGCCTACGCCTTCGCCCCCGCGGTGCTGGTTACTCCTCTGGGAGCACTGAGCATAATCGTCAG TGCAGTGCTGGCCCATTTCATCCTGAACGAGAGGCTGCACGCGCTGGGGGTCCTCGGCTGCGTGATGTGCATCGCGGGGTCGATGGTGATCGTCATCCACGCGCCGCTGGAGCAAGAGATCACGTCGGTCAAGGAGATATGGCACATGGCAACGCAACCAT CTTTCTTGCTATATGTTGCTTCGGTTATAGTCCTGGTCTCTGTGCTGGTGTTCCATTTCTCCCCTCTATGGGGGCAGTCGAACGTCTTGATCTACACCGCCATTTGCTCTTTGATGGGTTCTCTTTCG GTTATGAGTGTTAAAGCTCTTGGTACATCCTTAAAGTTGACTTTTGAGGGGACGAATCAGTTAGCATATCCTGAGACGTGGTTCTTTATGCTTGTCGTGGCTATTTGTGTGCTGACACAGATGAATTACCTCAACAAG GCACTTGATACATTTAACACGGCAGTTGTATCACCAATTTATTATGTGATGTTTACATCATTGACAATACTCGCAAGCATCATAATGTTTAAG GATTGGTCCGGTCAGAGCCTTGGAAGCATTACTTCTGAAATATGTGGCCTGATTGTCGTGTTGTCTGGTACCATTTTGTTGCATGTCACCAAGGATTACGAAAGGATCCCTCAATCGAGAA TAGGCCTTTACGCACCGTTGTCTCCCACGTCGGCAACAAGATTGAATGGAGAACTACTAAGGCACGTCGAGGAGGATGCGAGGAGAACCGACAACGAAGAGAAAGTCTTGAGACGGCAGGAGATGTACTAG
- the LOC125524703 gene encoding 50S ribosomal protein L33-like, translating to MGKAKRASIFIRLVSAAGTGFFYVKRKNPRRITEKLEFRKYDPRVNKHVLFTEAKMK from the coding sequence ATGGGGAAGGCAAAGCGTGCATCTATATTTATCAGGCTCGTCTCAGCAGCCGGAACTGGATTTTTCTACGTGAAGCGCAAGAATCCTCGGCGGATCACAGAGAAGCTTGAGTTCAGGAAGTATGATCCGCGTGTAAACAAGCATGTTCTATTTACGGAAGCCAAGATGAAGTGA
- the LOC125524710 gene encoding beta-arabinofuranosyltransferase RAY1: MIARAQAAADSDVCVLVDAEVVLLPEAVTLLADLSRVDRDWLLVSMARNVSSLPYNLAHSAMLEEIQAEKWAADGSDRGLVFAWNNPGRPLLAGVVPSFLYGRGAHSRWLIHEVLSSETRLVFDASSLVLGLYPEDSTAKRGAGSSSSGRLPGGSWEHGVNRHLASVYGSYCRRPPGGHHHSFSMLYEVVKHSEDYMLSKVEEPTFSRFVTGKEQDAHEEVGGNPWNKENNCLPDHLPSYSSEASDVPYSLEMLLRSVADDNKSVVLGVAGASYRDMLMSWVCRLRRLGVTNFVVCALDQETYEFSALQGLPVFRDPTSPKNVSFDDCHFGTQCFKRVTKVKSRIVLEILRMGYNVLLSDVDVYWFHNPVQFLHSLGPATFAAQSDEYNETGPINLPRRLNSGFYYARSDSATITAMEMVVKHAAKSNSSEQPSFYDVLCGKEGVNRLGNDRCLEPSTNLTVMFLDRDLFPNGAYKGLWGRRDMRSPCRKLGCFIIHNNWVNGRKKKLQRQMESGLWDYDPGFRMCLQSWGEASSSFTVAEQFHASDDMES, translated from the exons ATGATCGCAAGAGCGCAAGCCGCCGCCGACTCCGACGTCTGCGTCCTCGTCGACGCCGAAGTCGTTCTGCTCCCCGAAGCCGTCACATTACTGGCAGATCTCAGCAGAGTCGACCGTGATTGGCTCCTCGTTTCAATGGCACGCAACGTTTCCAGCTTACCCTACAATCTCGCCCACAGCGCGATG CTAGAGGAGATTCAAGCTGAGAAATGGGCAGCAGATGGCAGCGACAGGGGGCTCGTTTTCGCGTGGAACAATCCGGGCCGTCCATTGCTTGCAGGAGTTGTGCCTTCTTTTCTGTATGGAAGAGGGGCGCACAGCAGGTGGCTGATCCATGAAGTTCTGTCATCTGAAACGAGGCTCGTCTTCGATGCAAGCAGTCTAGTTCTTGGGCTATACCCCGAAGATTCCACCGCAAAGCGCGGCGCTGGTTCGAGTAGCAGCGGCAGATTACCTGGTGGATCATGGGAGCACGGTGTCAACCGGCATCTCGCTTCGGTTTACGGGTCGTATTGCCGTCGTCCGCCAGGAGGACATCATCATTCTTTCTCCATGCTGTATGAAGTGGTAAAGCATTCTGAAGATTACATGTTGAGCAAAGTTGAAGAGCCTACATTCTCAAGATTTGTCACAGGTAAAGAACAGGATGCCCATGAAGAGGTTGGTGGTAACCCATGGAACAAAGAGAACAATTGCTTGCCTGATCATCTGCCAAGCTATTCTTCAGAAGCCTCTGACGTTCCATATTCATTAGAAATGCTCCTTCGGTCCGTAGCCGATGATAATAAGTCTGTTGTTCTTGGTGTGGCTGGGGCAAGTTACAGGGACATGCTTATGAGCTGGGTGTGCCGCTTGCGCCGTCTCGGAGTCACAAACTTTGTAGTCTGTGCTCTAGATCAAGAGACATACGAATTCTCCGCCTTGCAG GGTTTGCCAGTTTTCAGAGATCCTACGTCACCAAAGAACGTCAGTTTCGATGACTGCCACTTTGGAACCCAGTGTTTTAAGCGAGTGACGAAGGTTAAATCGCGCATTGTTCTGGAGATTTTGAGGATGGGGTACAACGTGCTGCTGAGTGATGTTGATGTCTACTGGTTTCACAATCCAGTGCAGTTCCTGCACTCTCTTGGACCTGCTACATTCGCAGCCCAATCAGATGAATACAATGAGACAG GGCCAATCAACCTGCCACGCCGGCTAAATTCGGGTTTCTACTACGCCCGATCAGACAGCGCCACCATCACTGCGATGGAGATGGTAGTGAAGCACGCGGCCAAATCGAACTCATCAGAGCAGCCAAGCTTCTATGACGTCCTGTGTGGGAAGGAAGGTGTGAACCGACTCGGCAATGACAGATGCCTAGAGCCTAGCACGAACCTCACCGTCATGTTTCTGGACCGGGACTTGTTCCCCAACGGAGCTTACAAGGGGCTCTGGGGGAGGCGCGACATGCGCTCGCCTTGCAGGAAGCTCGGGTGCTTCATCATTCACAATAACTGGGTAAACGGGAGGAAGAAGAAACTCCAGCGACAGATGGAATCCGGGCTGTGGGACTATGATCCTGGCTTCAGGATGTGCTTGCAGAGCTGGGGTGAAGCAAGTAGTAGCTTCACAGTGGCCGAGCAGTTTCACGCGTCTGACGACATGGAAAGTTAG
- the LOC125537214 gene encoding rac-like GTP-binding protein 2: MSVTKFIKCVTVGDGAVGKTCMLICYTSNRFPSDYIPTVFDNFSANVSVDGNIVNLGLWDTAGQEDYSRLRPLSYRGADVFVLAFSLISSASYENVLKKWMPELRRFAPNVPIVLVGTKLDLRDHRAYLADHPGASAITTAQGEELRKQIGAAAYIECSSKTQQNVKAVFDTAIKVVLQPPRRREVMAARKKTRRSSGCSIMHLMCGSTCAA, encoded by the exons ATGAGCGTGACCAAGTTCATCAAGTGCGTCACGGTGGGGGACGGCGCCGTCGGCAAGACCTGCATGCTCATCTGCTACACCAGCAACAGGTTCCCCAGC GATTACATCCCCACCGTGTTCGACAACTTCAGCGCCAACGTCTCCGTCGACGGCAACATCGTCAACCTCGGCCTGTGGGACACCGCCG GGCAAGAGGACTACAGCAGGCTGAGGCCGCTGAGCTACAGAGGCGCCGACGTCTTCGTGCTCGCCTTCTCCCTCATCAGCAGCGCAAGCTACGAGAATGTCCTCAAGAAG TGGATGCCAGAGCTCCGCCGGTTCGCGCCCAACGTCCCCATTGTTCTAGTTGGGACCAAGCTAG ATCTGCGTGACCACAGAGCCTACCTCGCCGACCATCCCGGTGCCTCGGCAATCACAACCGCACAG GGTGAAGAACTCAGGAAGCAGATCGGCGCCGCAGCGTACATCGAGTGTAGCTCAAAGACACAGCAG AACGTCAAGGCTGTCTTCGACACCGCCATCAAGGTGGTCCTTCAGCCGCCGAGGAGGAGGGAGGTGATGGCGGCCAGGAAGAAAACTAGGCGAAGCTCTGGATGCTCCATCAT GCACTTGATGTGTGGCAGCACGTGTGCTGCCTGA
- the LOC125524686 gene encoding probable magnesium transporter NIPA6 isoform X2, producing MEGRMGGAGGGGGGPQELSADNVRGIVLALLSSGFIGSSFIIKKKGLRRAAVSSGISAGVGGHSYLLEPLWWVGMITMIVGEIANFVAYAFAPAVLVTPLGALSIIVSAVLAHFILNERLHALGVLGCVMCIAGSMVIVIHAPLEQEITSVKEIWHMATQPSFLLYVASVIVLVSVLVFHFSPLWGQSNVLIYTAICSLMGSLSVMSVKALGTSLKLTFEGTNQLAYPETWFFMLVVAICVLTQMNYLNKALDTFNTAVVSPIYYVMFTSLTILASIIMFKDWSGQSLGSITSEICGLIVVLSGTILLHVTKDYERIPQSRSLYAPLSPTSATRLNGELLRHVEEDARRTDNEEKVLRRQEMY from the exons ATGGAGGGAAGGATGGGGGGCGCAGGCGGAGGCGGGGGCGGGCCGCAGGAGCTGTCGGCGGACAACGTGCGCGGGATAGTGCTCGCGCTCCTCTCCAGCGGCTTCATTGGCTCCAGCTTCATCATCAAGAAGAAGggcctccgccgcgccgccgtctcctccGGCATCAGCGCAG GGGTGGGTGGGCACTCCTACCTCCTGGAGCCCCTATGGTGGGTCGGCATGATCACCA TGATCGTGGGAGAGATCGCCAATTTCGTGGCCTACGCCTTCGCCCCCGCGGTGCTGGTTACTCCTCTGGGAGCACTGAGCATAATCGTCAG TGCAGTGCTGGCCCATTTCATCCTGAACGAGAGGCTGCACGCGCTGGGGGTCCTCGGCTGCGTGATGTGCATCGCGGGGTCGATGGTGATCGTCATCCACGCGCCGCTGGAGCAAGAGATCACGTCGGTCAAGGAGATATGGCACATGGCAACGCAACCAT CTTTCTTGCTATATGTTGCTTCGGTTATAGTCCTGGTCTCTGTGCTGGTGTTCCATTTCTCCCCTCTATGGGGGCAGTCGAACGTCTTGATCTACACCGCCATTTGCTCTTTGATGGGTTCTCTTTCG GTTATGAGTGTTAAAGCTCTTGGTACATCCTTAAAGTTGACTTTTGAGGGGACGAATCAGTTAGCATATCCTGAGACGTGGTTCTTTATGCTTGTCGTGGCTATTTGTGTGCTGACACAGATGAATTACCTCAACAAG GCACTTGATACATTTAACACGGCAGTTGTATCACCAATTTATTATGTGATGTTTACATCATTGACAATACTCGCAAGCATCATAATGTTTAAG GATTGGTCCGGTCAGAGCCTTGGAAGCATTACTTCTGAAATATGTGGCCTGATTGTCGTGTTGTCTGGTACCATTTTGTTGCATGTCACCAAGGATTACGAAAGGATCCCTCAATCGAGAA GCCTTTACGCACCGTTGTCTCCCACGTCGGCAACAAGATTGAATGGAGAACTACTAAGGCACGTCGAGGAGGATGCGAGGAGAACCGACAACGAAGAGAAAGTCTTGAGACGGCAGGAGATGTACTAG